One stretch of Anolis carolinensis isolate JA03-04 chromosome 3, rAnoCar3.1.pri, whole genome shotgun sequence DNA includes these proteins:
- the LOC107983815 gene encoding zinc finger protein 239, with the protein MEEKTSKGLERERSSTRRDHLQKHERTHTGEKSYQCLECGRSFTSRKGLHSHQKTHTGEKPYKCLDCGKNFASNGRLRSHQRTHTGEKPYKCLECGKSFVRGLALQIHNRTHTGEKPYECLDCGKNFASNGRLRSHQRTHTGEKPYKCLECGQSFTQNESLRLHQRIHTGEKPYECLKCGKSFNQRGHLHLHQRTHTGEKPYECLECGKSFTRKDHLQQHERCHTGEKPYECLECGKNFTKRANLDSHQRTHTGEKPYKCFDCGKSFTQSGNLRAHQRTHTGEKPYKCLECGESFARDTTLRAHHRLHTGESSGI; encoded by the coding sequence atggaggagaaaacATCTAAAGGCCTGGAGCGTGAAAGGAGTTCCACTCGGAGGGATCATCTGCAGaaacatgaaaggactcacactggggagaaatcctatcaatgcctggagtgtggaaggaGCTTCACTAGCCGTAAAggtttacattcacatcaaaagactcacactggggagaaaccctataaatgcctggattgTGGAAAGAACTTTGCTAGCAATGGACgcttacgttcacatcaaaggactcacactggggagaaaccctataaatgcctggagtgtggaaagagctttgttcGAGGTTTGGCTCTACAAATACATAataggactcacactggggagaaaccctatgaatgcctggaTTGTGGAAAGAACTTTGCTAGCAATGGACgcttacgttcacatcaaaggactcacactggggagaaaccctataaatgcctggagtgtggacagagcttcactcagaatgaaagtctacgtttacatcaaaggattcacactggggagaaaccctatgaatgtctgaagtgtggaaagagcttcaatcaGAGGGGACATCtacatttacatcaaaggacccacactggggagaaaccctatgaatgcctggagtgtggaaagagtttcactcgGAAGGATCATCTGCAGCAACATGAAAGatgtcacactggggagaagccatatgaatgcctggagtgtggaaagaacttTACTAAGAGAGCAAATCtagattcacatcaaaggactcacactggggagaaaccctataaatgctttgattgtgggaagagcttcacgcagagtggaaatctacgtgcacatcaaaggactcacactggagagaaaccctataaatgcctggagtgtggagagAGCTTCGCTCGGGATACAACTCTACGTGCACATCATAGACTTCACACTGGAGAGAGCAGTGGCATTTGA